In Leucobacter insecticola, one DNA window encodes the following:
- a CDS encoding DUF7507 domain-containing protein yields MVVILPAQPQSYAILDSTKPSADPIGVGLDAWGNYIGDFRGLGNGCAEKSPFPYQVRNNVTLRGPGDGYSGYCLLAHTPVDDTKQHDFLDPTGISELQGKIHSDSGPEAAIRNVRVSVSPGDFPEVKVDVDFSGTKTNYQQVIDYKMDKKAPPTYKFGFSGSTGDFTDVHLISNVSIRSIDSLEELHLVKQVDNTDTQPDAYSVGDTVPYQFVVTNTGAESVTDIKVTDPLIANISCPAKNLGPAGGATASMVCTGSLVLTEAQASDPSGKLVNTATATGTSSLGSQLSSTSQATVAVVAPVKNAALSLAKSAKLNDLNGNGLADAGETIDYSFVVENTGNVTVTGVSVSDPMLSGVTCEKDSLAPGESTTCAGDAPYTVTEADVVAGSVKNVATANGTPPEGVDPVDPPTDEVVTPTVPPAAHLLIQKTATVLDRAQSAPAEVGDQISYGFVVTNDGNVTLSGVEVSDPLVGEVVCEKTVLAPSESTSCSANTYTVTEQDSVAGFVLNVAVANASAPEGVKPPEEAKGEARVEVIPRPMVAIRPRRRPMVATRPRSLCPGEKPLRMQRWQRLAAPSR; encoded by the coding sequence ATGGTTGTTATCCTTCCAGCACAGCCTCAAAGCTATGCAATCTTAGACTCAACCAAACCCTCAGCAGACCCCATCGGTGTCGGGCTTGATGCTTGGGGAAACTACATTGGCGACTTTCGTGGGCTCGGAAACGGCTGTGCTGAAAAGTCACCGTTCCCGTATCAGGTCCGAAACAACGTAACCCTTCGTGGTCCAGGAGACGGATACAGCGGCTACTGCCTGCTTGCACACACCCCGGTTGATGATACGAAGCAGCATGATTTTCTCGACCCGACAGGCATCTCGGAGCTTCAGGGGAAGATTCACAGCGATAGCGGGCCGGAAGCAGCAATTCGCAATGTGCGTGTCAGCGTCTCTCCTGGTGACTTTCCAGAAGTCAAGGTCGATGTCGACTTCTCCGGCACCAAGACCAACTACCAGCAGGTTATCGACTACAAGATGGACAAGAAAGCACCGCCGACCTACAAGTTTGGTTTCAGCGGTTCAACCGGTGATTTTACTGATGTACATCTGATCAGCAACGTCTCGATCCGCTCGATCGATTCGCTCGAGGAATTACACCTCGTCAAGCAGGTTGACAATACTGACACGCAACCAGATGCGTATTCAGTCGGTGACACGGTACCGTATCAGTTCGTCGTAACGAACACCGGCGCGGAATCGGTGACGGATATCAAGGTCACTGATCCTCTCATCGCCAATATCTCATGCCCGGCAAAGAATCTGGGCCCTGCGGGTGGCGCAACCGCCTCGATGGTGTGCACGGGCTCACTCGTGCTGACCGAGGCACAGGCAAGCGATCCTTCAGGTAAACTCGTGAACACCGCGACCGCAACCGGCACCTCATCGCTGGGAAGTCAACTTTCCTCAACGTCACAGGCGACCGTAGCTGTCGTGGCTCCGGTCAAGAACGCGGCGTTGTCGCTTGCGAAGTCTGCGAAGCTGAACGATCTGAATGGGAACGGTCTTGCTGATGCGGGCGAAACGATCGACTACTCGTTTGTGGTCGAAAATACCGGGAACGTGACGGTGACGGGTGTGTCGGTTTCTGATCCGATGCTGTCCGGGGTGACGTGCGAGAAGGATTCGCTGGCTCCGGGTGAATCGACGACGTGTGCGGGTGATGCGCCGTATACGGTGACCGAGGCTGACGTGGTTGCTGGCTCGGTGAAGAATGTCGCGACCGCGAACGGTACGCCTCCCGAGGGTGTTGATCCGGTGGATCCTCCAACGGATGAGGTTGTCACACCCACAGTCCCTCCCGCAGCGCATCTGCTGATTCAAAAGACTGCGACGGTATTGGATCGTGCGCAATCTGCTCCCGCTGAGGTCGGAGACCAGATCAGCTACGGCTTCGTGGTGACGAACGACGGAAACGTCACTCTCAGTGGCGTCGAGGTGTCTGATCCTCTCGTCGGTGAGGTGGTCTGTGAGAAGACTGTTTTGGCACCGAGCGAGTCGACCTCGTGCTCTGCGAACACATATACCGTCACGGAGCAGGACAGCGTAGCGGGCTTCGTGCTCAATGTTGCGGTAGCAAACGCGTCAGCGCCCGAGGGAGTGAAGCCTCCGGAGGAAGCAAAGGGCGAAGCTCGGGTGGAGGTCATCCCCCGGCCGATGGTGGCGATAAGACCCCGCCGCCGACCGATGGTGGCGACAAGACCTCGAAGCCTGTGCCCGGGGGAGAAGCCCCTAAGGATGCAGCGTTGGCAAAGACTGGCAGCCCCGAGCAGATAG
- a CDS encoding FHA domain-containing protein: protein MGGIVSAEDQARREDSTEVRSTQQFREDLGSMIRSRATDLTIDEREAVEALPSGAALLVVRRGPNLGARFLLDQDLTVAGRHPAVDIFLDDVTVSRRHAEFRRSGTEFSVADLGSLNGTFCDGARIAGESRLSDGAEVQVGKFRFTFFASRFDLAEEL from the coding sequence ATGGGTGGGATTGTGAGCGCTGAAGATCAGGCCCGTCGTGAAGACAGTACCGAGGTGCGTTCGACTCAGCAGTTCCGCGAGGATCTAGGCTCCATGATTCGTAGCCGCGCAACGGATCTGACGATTGATGAGCGCGAGGCCGTTGAAGCCCTTCCTTCCGGTGCTGCGCTGCTGGTGGTCCGCCGCGGTCCGAATCTCGGTGCCAGGTTCTTGCTCGACCAGGATCTCACGGTGGCCGGGCGACATCCCGCCGTCGATATTTTTCTCGACGACGTGACTGTTTCTCGCCGACACGCCGAGTTCCGCCGTTCAGGCACGGAGTTCTCCGTTGCAGACCTCGGTTCCCTCAATGGCACCTTCTGTGACGGCGCGCGTATCGCAGGCGAGAGCCGCCTCTCAGATGGCGCCGAGGTACAGGTGGGCAAGTTTCGCTTCACGTTCTTCGCGTCCCGTTTCGACCTTGCAGAAGAGCTCTAG
- a CDS encoding lysophospholipid acyltransferase family protein, producing the protein MLYWFFKHLVFGPLLKTIYRPWVEGAENLPGSGPVIIVGNHLSVIDSFFMPLMIDRRVYFLAKSDYFTGKGLKGRIVASFMLAVGQLPIDRSGGKASEASLNTGLSVLDRGEVLGIYPEGTRSPDGRLYRGRTGVARLVLESGALVVPAVMIDTEKAMPKGVKIPKIRRIGTVIGKPMDFSRFSGMSADRFVLRSVTDEIMIEIQKLSGQQYIDVYATSVRNQAAA; encoded by the coding sequence GTGTTGTACTGGTTTTTTAAGCACCTAGTTTTTGGGCCGTTGTTGAAAACGATTTATCGGCCCTGGGTGGAGGGTGCCGAAAATCTTCCGGGCTCCGGGCCGGTGATTATTGTGGGAAACCACCTATCTGTCATTGACTCTTTTTTTATGCCATTGATGATCGATCGGCGTGTCTACTTCCTCGCAAAAAGTGATTACTTCACAGGAAAAGGACTGAAAGGGCGGATCGTTGCGAGCTTCATGCTCGCAGTCGGGCAACTGCCGATTGACCGTTCGGGTGGCAAGGCTTCGGAGGCGTCGCTGAACACCGGGCTCAGCGTGCTTGACCGTGGCGAGGTGCTGGGGATCTACCCCGAGGGCACCCGCAGCCCCGATGGTCGGCTCTACCGGGGCCGCACGGGCGTCGCCCGGCTCGTACTCGAATCCGGTGCGCTGGTAGTGCCTGCGGTGATGATCGACACCGAAAAGGCGATGCCCAAGGGTGTGAAGATCCCAAAGATTCGCCGAATCGGCACCGTGATTGGAAAGCCCATGGACTTCAGTCGATTTTCCGGCATGAGCGCCGATCGTTTCGTGCTCCGCAGCGTTACCGACGAGATCATGATCGAGATCCAGAAGCTCAGCGGGCAGCAATACATCGACGTGTACGCCACGAGCGTGCGCAATCAAGCTGCCGCATAG
- a CDS encoding ParA family protein, whose product MHVLSVSSLKGGVGKTTVTLGLASAAFSRGLRTLVVDFDPQSDVSTGLDVNPDGYANVADVLESPKEKTVRSAIAHSGWNQYHEGGTIDLLVGSPSAINFDGPHPSARDIWKLEEALATVESEYDLVLVDCAPSLNALTRTAWAASDRVLVVAEPSLFAVAATDRALRAIEEIRRGVSPRLQPLGVLINRTQPQSIEHQFRIRELREMFGPLVLNPQLPERPSLQQAQGAAKPVHMWPGEASQEMAAHFDQVLDRILRSAGITDSPATESSARATVVTDEA is encoded by the coding sequence GTGCATGTATTAAGTGTGAGCTCCCTTAAAGGTGGCGTCGGCAAGACAACCGTGACTCTCGGCTTGGCTTCTGCCGCCTTCTCCCGAGGGCTTCGGACCCTGGTGGTCGATTTTGATCCTCAGTCTGATGTCTCTACCGGACTGGATGTCAACCCCGACGGCTATGCGAATGTCGCCGATGTGTTGGAGAGCCCGAAGGAGAAAACAGTTCGCTCCGCCATCGCGCACAGCGGCTGGAATCAGTACCACGAGGGCGGCACAATTGATCTCCTCGTCGGCAGCCCCTCCGCTATCAACTTTGACGGCCCTCACCCCTCTGCGCGTGATATCTGGAAACTCGAAGAGGCCCTCGCCACGGTCGAGTCGGAGTACGACTTGGTACTCGTTGACTGCGCACCCTCGCTCAATGCCCTCACCCGCACCGCCTGGGCCGCGAGCGATCGCGTGCTCGTCGTGGCTGAACCGAGTCTGTTCGCAGTTGCTGCGACTGATCGTGCCCTGCGCGCGATCGAGGAGATTCGCCGCGGCGTGAGCCCCAGACTGCAGCCACTCGGCGTTCTGATCAACCGCACGCAGCCGCAGTCGATCGAGCACCAGTTCAGGATCCGCGAGCTTCGTGAGATGTTCGGACCGCTCGTGCTGAACCCTCAGCTCCCCGAGCGCCCTTCGCTGCAGCAGGCGCAAGGCGCAGCGAAGCCCGTGCACATGTGGCCGGGAGAGGCGTCACAAGAGATGGCCGCTCACTTCGACCAGGTACTCGACCGGATCCTTCGCTCGGCAGGCATCACAGATTCGCCCGCTACTGAATCCTCTGCCCGAGCAACCGTGGTGACGGACGAGGCCTAA
- a CDS encoding MerR family transcriptional regulator — translation MAAAGAHRVTAGLLSIGQVLARLQDDFADLTPSKLRFLEEQGLVTPERTKSGYRKFSQEHIERLRLILTLQRDHYLPLKVIAEVLDDLDQGLDPVIPGATPRNASSVLAPKRVLSSDELRRSTGASSRFLGEAIAAGLLPAAEVFPHDAVAQLTALLRLSERGITPRHLRSLRVAAEREAELISHAVSTRGVKSGTPLGAEDALELAGYLDTVRSGVLRRRFGGQ, via the coding sequence GTGGCGGCAGCGGGGGCCCACCGCGTTACTGCTGGCCTCCTCAGTATTGGCCAGGTGCTCGCTCGCCTCCAAGACGACTTCGCGGACCTGACGCCCTCGAAACTGCGTTTCCTTGAAGAGCAGGGACTTGTCACTCCCGAACGCACAAAATCCGGGTACCGAAAGTTCTCACAGGAACACATTGAGCGTTTGCGTCTGATCCTGACCCTTCAGCGCGATCACTATCTTCCACTTAAAGTGATTGCCGAAGTGCTCGATGATCTTGACCAAGGCCTAGACCCGGTCATCCCCGGGGCAACCCCGAGGAATGCTTCAAGCGTGCTGGCCCCAAAGCGCGTACTCAGCAGTGATGAATTGCGCCGCTCGACCGGTGCTAGCTCGCGCTTCCTTGGAGAAGCGATCGCTGCCGGGCTGCTCCCGGCCGCGGAAGTTTTTCCTCACGATGCAGTGGCTCAACTGACCGCACTCTTGCGGTTGTCTGAGCGCGGGATCACCCCTCGGCACCTGCGGTCGCTTCGCGTGGCGGCTGAGCGTGAGGCTGAACTGATCTCGCACGCGGTTTCGACGCGAGGCGTGAAGAGTGGCACTCCGCTTGGTGCGGAAGACGCGCTTGAGCTCGCCGGCTACCTCGACACGGTGCGCTCCGGCGTGTTGCGGAGGCGGTTCGGCGGGCAGTGA
- a CDS encoding AMP-dependent synthetase/ligase yields the protein MNLSEMPIQVPPIPEDNITDLLEQRVEATPDRILFAVPDGGGWRDITATQFRAQVIALAKGFAAAGVQPGDRIAFMCKTSYEWTLVDFALHYAGAIMVPVYETSSALQLHWILEDSGARGLLTETAAHAEHFNEIRSDVPHTELLWRMDEDAIASLSLAGASVDDEEIERRRNLAVGSDIATLIYTSGSTGRPKGCVLTHSNFVDLSRNAGAALYQVVQQEGSSTLLFVTLAHVFARFISVLCVHGGVRVGHQPDTSQLLPSLGSFKPTFLLAVPRVFEKVYNSAEQNTEADGKGKIFRTAAAVAVRHSEALDAGKVPFMLGLQFKLYDKLVYAKLRQRLGGRVQFAVSGSAPLSHYLGHFYRSLGVKILEGYGLTETTAPVTVNLPDHFKIGTVGPPLPGHTVRVAADGEIEVKGIDVFKEYWNNPEATAAAFTDDGFFRTGDLGSLDSEGYLTITGRKKEIIVTAGGKNVSPAALEDPIRSNTIISQVVAVGDQKPFIAALVTLDMEMLPTWLKNNGEDPKMSREVAAKNPKVLAEVQVAIDRGNRFVSRAESIRKFVILPTDFIEANGHLTPKMSIKRDNILRDFSREIGELYGDNPQTENVDMQRK from the coding sequence ATGAATCTGTCCGAAATGCCCATCCAGGTTCCACCGATCCCGGAAGACAACATCACCGATCTGCTTGAACAGCGGGTTGAAGCCACGCCCGACCGTATTCTTTTCGCCGTTCCCGATGGCGGGGGCTGGCGCGATATCACGGCTACGCAGTTCCGTGCCCAGGTCATCGCTCTCGCAAAGGGCTTCGCCGCGGCGGGTGTGCAGCCGGGCGACCGAATCGCGTTCATGTGCAAAACAAGCTACGAGTGGACGCTCGTAGACTTTGCGCTGCACTACGCCGGCGCGATCATGGTGCCGGTCTACGAGACCTCCTCTGCACTGCAGTTGCATTGGATCCTGGAAGACTCGGGCGCACGCGGCCTCCTCACGGAAACAGCCGCACACGCCGAACACTTCAATGAGATCAGAAGCGATGTCCCCCACACCGAGCTCCTCTGGCGCATGGACGAGGACGCCATCGCGTCACTCTCCCTCGCCGGCGCTTCCGTGGACGACGAGGAGATCGAACGCCGCCGGAACCTTGCGGTTGGCAGCGACATCGCAACGCTGATTTACACCTCCGGCTCCACCGGCCGCCCGAAGGGGTGTGTGCTGACCCACTCGAACTTCGTCGATCTGTCGCGGAACGCGGGAGCCGCGCTGTATCAGGTCGTGCAGCAGGAGGGCTCCTCGACGCTGCTGTTCGTCACCCTCGCGCACGTCTTTGCCCGCTTCATCTCGGTGCTGTGTGTGCACGGCGGCGTGCGGGTCGGCCACCAGCCCGACACTTCACAATTGTTGCCGTCGCTCGGCTCGTTCAAACCGACGTTCCTGCTTGCGGTGCCGCGAGTATTCGAGAAGGTCTACAACTCCGCTGAGCAGAACACCGAAGCCGACGGCAAGGGCAAGATCTTCCGCACCGCAGCGGCGGTTGCCGTGCGGCACTCCGAAGCCCTTGATGCCGGCAAGGTACCGTTCATGCTTGGCCTCCAATTTAAGCTCTACGACAAGCTCGTGTACGCCAAGTTGCGTCAGCGGCTCGGCGGCCGTGTGCAATTCGCGGTTTCGGGATCGGCGCCCCTCAGCCACTATCTCGGCCACTTCTACCGCAGCCTCGGTGTGAAGATCTTGGAGGGCTACGGCCTAACTGAGACAACCGCCCCGGTGACCGTCAATCTGCCCGATCACTTCAAGATCGGCACCGTCGGTCCGCCGCTCCCCGGCCACACGGTGCGTGTCGCTGCAGACGGCGAAATCGAGGTCAAGGGCATCGACGTTTTCAAGGAGTACTGGAACAACCCGGAGGCCACAGCGGCTGCCTTCACCGACGACGGTTTCTTCCGCACAGGTGATCTCGGTTCACTCGACAGCGAGGGCTATCTCACCATCACCGGGCGCAAGAAAGAGATCATCGTCACCGCCGGCGGCAAGAATGTCTCACCCGCCGCGCTCGAGGATCCGATTCGCTCGAATACGATCATCAGCCAGGTCGTGGCGGTCGGCGACCAGAAGCCGTTTATCGCGGCGCTCGTGACCCTCGACATGGAAATGTTGCCCACTTGGCTGAAGAACAATGGGGAAGATCCGAAGATGTCGAGGGAGGTTGCAGCTAAGAATCCCAAGGTACTCGCCGAGGTGCAAGTCGCGATCGACCGCGGCAACCGTTTCGTCTCACGGGCCGAGTCAATTCGTAAGTTTGTGATCCTGCCCACGGACTTCATTGAGGCAAATGGGCATCTCACTCCCAAGATGAGCATCAAGCGCGACAACATCCTGCGCGATTTCTCGCGCGAGATCGGCGAACTCTACGGCGATAACCCGCAGACAGAGAACGTCGACATGCAGAGGAAGTAG
- a CDS encoding pyruvate carboxylase: protein MFSKILVANRGEIAIRAFRAAHELGAATVAVFPFEDRNSLHRLKADEAYLIGTEGHPVRAYLDVAEIVRVARESGADAIYPGYGFLSENPELAAAAEAAGIRFIGPGRLALEMAGNKVAAKEHAIAAGVPVLRSTPPSQDLDALIAGAREIGFPVFAKAVAGGGGRGMRRVEREADLRDALEAAMREAESAFGDATMFIEQAVLRPRHIEVQILADKTGATVHLFERDCSVQRRHQKVVEIAPAPNLSQEQRDALTRDAVAFARSIGYENAGTVEFLMDTEGARAGEHVFIEMNPRIQVEHTVTEEVTDVDLVQSQMRIAAGQTLEELGLTQDRIVLRGAALQCRITTEDPANGFRPDLGRITAYRSPGGGGVRLDGGTINAGAQISPHFDSMLAKLTCRGRDFGAAVTRAQRALAEFRIRGVATNIPFLQAVLADPDFQAGDVSTSFIEERPELLKMNKPKDRATRLLQHVANVTVNQPNGAKPGPIDPAAKLPKIDLAAEPPAGYRQRLLELGPEKYAAALRAQTALAVTETTFRDAHQSLLATRVRSKDLVRVAPYVARLTPELWSVEAWGGATYDVALRFLGEDPWERLASLREALPNVPIQMLLRGQNTVGYTPYPKQVAQAFVKEAAATGVDVFRIFDALNDVKQMQVAIDAVRETGTAVAEVAMSYTGNLLSPAEDKYTLDYYLQLADRIVESGAHVLAIKDMAGLLRPAAATKLVTALRERFDVPVHLHTHDTPGGQLATLLAASAAGVDAVDVASAPMSGTTSQPSLSSLVAALADTERDTGLDADSVYALEPYWDSVRSLYKPFESGIPSPTGRVYTHEIPGGQLSNLRQQAIALGLANDFEKIEDMYAAADRILGRIPKVTPSSKVVGDLALHLAAVDADPADFEANPGAYDIPDSVVGFLAGELGEIPGGWPEPFRTKVLAGKDIKIEVAPVADTDQALLDGTSAERRQTLNRLLFPAPTAQYEAAKEQYGDLSVLDTSDYLYGLDAGGEHAIDLSKGVRLYVGLEAIGEADDKGVRTVMVRVNGQLRQVFVKDESVAVSVQVAEKADRTVPGHVAAPFSGTVTVKVAVGDTVEAGQPIATIEAMKMEAAITAPVTGTIERVAFTGARPVEASDLIAVIV from the coding sequence ATGTTCAGCAAGATTTTGGTCGCTAATCGTGGTGAGATTGCGATTCGCGCGTTTCGTGCGGCGCATGAGTTAGGTGCTGCGACGGTGGCGGTGTTCCCGTTTGAGGATCGGAACTCGCTGCATCGCTTGAAGGCGGATGAGGCGTATCTGATCGGCACGGAGGGGCATCCGGTGCGGGCCTACCTTGATGTTGCTGAGATTGTGCGGGTGGCGCGCGAGTCGGGAGCTGACGCGATCTATCCGGGCTACGGATTCTTGTCAGAGAATCCCGAGTTGGCGGCGGCGGCTGAAGCCGCCGGAATTCGTTTCATTGGTCCTGGCAGGCTGGCTCTTGAGATGGCGGGGAACAAGGTCGCTGCGAAGGAACACGCGATTGCTGCGGGTGTGCCGGTACTGCGTTCAACGCCGCCGTCTCAGGATCTTGACGCGTTGATCGCGGGCGCGAGAGAGATCGGGTTCCCGGTCTTCGCGAAGGCGGTTGCGGGAGGTGGTGGGCGCGGTATGCGCCGGGTGGAGCGTGAGGCTGATTTGCGTGACGCGCTCGAGGCGGCGATGCGGGAGGCGGAGTCCGCGTTTGGTGACGCGACGATGTTTATCGAGCAGGCGGTGTTGCGTCCGCGCCATATCGAGGTGCAGATCCTGGCCGACAAGACGGGCGCGACGGTGCACCTGTTTGAGCGCGATTGCTCGGTGCAGCGCCGCCACCAGAAGGTTGTGGAGATTGCGCCCGCCCCGAATTTGTCGCAGGAGCAGCGTGACGCGTTGACGCGTGATGCGGTGGCGTTTGCCCGCTCGATCGGCTACGAAAACGCGGGTACGGTCGAGTTTCTGATGGATACCGAGGGAGCACGCGCGGGTGAGCATGTGTTCATCGAGATGAACCCCAGGATCCAGGTTGAGCATACGGTGACCGAGGAGGTCACGGATGTGGATCTGGTGCAGTCGCAGATGCGGATCGCGGCCGGGCAGACCCTTGAAGAGCTCGGCTTGACCCAGGACCGGATCGTGTTGCGGGGGGCTGCGCTGCAGTGCCGGATCACGACGGAGGATCCTGCAAACGGGTTCCGCCCGGATCTTGGCCGGATCACCGCGTACCGGTCACCGGGCGGTGGCGGGGTGCGTCTTGATGGTGGCACGATCAACGCGGGCGCGCAGATCAGCCCGCACTTTGATTCGATGCTTGCGAAGCTCACTTGCCGCGGCCGTGATTTCGGGGCTGCGGTGACCCGGGCGCAGCGCGCGCTTGCGGAGTTTCGGATCCGCGGTGTCGCAACAAATATTCCGTTTTTGCAGGCGGTGCTGGCTGACCCGGACTTCCAGGCGGGTGATGTGTCGACGTCGTTCATTGAGGAGCGGCCAGAGCTGCTGAAGATGAACAAACCGAAGGATCGGGCGACGAGGCTGCTGCAGCATGTCGCGAACGTGACGGTGAATCAACCCAACGGGGCGAAGCCCGGGCCGATTGATCCCGCGGCGAAGCTTCCCAAGATTGATCTCGCGGCTGAGCCGCCCGCGGGATACCGCCAGCGGCTCCTGGAACTTGGCCCCGAGAAGTACGCGGCCGCGCTGCGCGCCCAGACCGCGCTCGCGGTGACGGAGACGACGTTCCGTGATGCGCACCAGTCGCTGCTTGCGACCCGGGTGCGTTCGAAGGATCTCGTGCGGGTGGCTCCGTATGTGGCGAGGCTTACGCCCGAGCTGTGGTCGGTGGAGGCGTGGGGCGGGGCAACCTATGATGTCGCGCTGAGGTTTTTGGGCGAGGATCCCTGGGAACGGCTTGCGAGCCTGCGCGAGGCGCTCCCGAATGTTCCGATCCAGATGCTTTTGCGCGGACAGAACACGGTCGGCTACACGCCGTACCCGAAACAGGTTGCGCAGGCCTTCGTGAAGGAGGCTGCCGCGACGGGCGTGGATGTGTTCCGGATCTTTGATGCCTTGAACGATGTGAAGCAGATGCAGGTCGCGATTGATGCGGTCCGGGAAACGGGCACCGCGGTGGCCGAAGTTGCGATGTCGTACACCGGGAACCTGTTGTCGCCTGCAGAGGACAAGTACACGCTCGACTACTACTTGCAGCTCGCAGACCGCATTGTCGAATCAGGGGCGCATGTGCTCGCGATTAAGGACATGGCGGGTCTGCTGCGTCCAGCGGCCGCGACGAAGCTGGTTACGGCGCTCAGGGAACGCTTTGACGTGCCGGTGCATCTCCACACGCATGACACACCGGGCGGGCAGCTTGCGACGCTGCTGGCAGCCTCCGCGGCGGGGGTTGACGCGGTGGATGTTGCTTCAGCCCCGATGTCGGGCACCACGAGCCAGCCGTCACTGTCCTCGCTCGTGGCTGCGCTTGCAGACACGGAGCGTGACACTGGCTTAGATGCCGACTCGGTGTACGCGCTTGAGCCCTACTGGGATTCGGTGCGATCGCTGTACAAGCCGTTCGAATCGGGGATCCCGTCACCGACGGGGCGCGTGTACACGCACGAGATCCCCGGCGGCCAGCTCTCCAACCTGCGCCAGCAGGCCATTGCGTTGGGGCTCGCAAACGACTTCGAGAAGATTGAAGACATGTATGCGGCGGCCGACCGGATCCTGGGCCGGATCCCGAAGGTGACCCCTTCTTCGAAGGTGGTCGGTGACCTGGCGCTGCACCTCGCTGCGGTAGACGCCGATCCTGCCGATTTTGAGGCGAACCCCGGCGCATACGACATTCCAGATTCTGTTGTCGGATTCCTTGCTGGGGAGCTGGGGGAGATCCCGGGCGGCTGGCCCGAGCCGTTCCGCACGAAGGTGCTCGCCGGGAAAGACATCAAGATCGAGGTCGCCCCGGTGGCAGACACCGATCAGGCTTTGTTGGACGGCACGAGCGCGGAGCGTCGCCAGACGCTAAACCGCCTGCTGTTCCCGGCCCCCACGGCCCAGTATGAGGCGGCGAAGGAACAGTACGGGGATCTTTCCGTGCTCGATACGAGTGACTACCTCTACGGGCTTGACGCGGGCGGTGAGCACGCGATCGATCTGTCGAAGGGTGTGCGCCTGTATGTCGGGCTCGAAGCGATCGGTGAGGCCGACGATAAGGGCGTGCGGACGGTGATGGTGCGCGTGAACGGGCAGTTGCGGCAGGTCTTCGTGAAGGACGAGAGTGTCGCGGTGTCTGTCCAGGTAGCGGAGAAGGCTGATCGTACGGTGCCGGGGCATGTTGCGGCCCCGTTCTCTGGCACGGTGACGGTGAAGGTCGCGGTGGGAGACACGGTTGAGGCGGGGCAGCCCATCGCGACGATCGAGGCGATGAAGATGGAGGCAGCGATCACGGCTCCCGTGACCGGTACTATCGAACGCGTCGCGTTTACAGGTGCTCGCCCGGTCGAGGCCAGCGACCTCATCGCCGTTATCGTTTAG
- a CDS encoding MerR family transcriptional regulator, protein MGDDLLFDDGLPRPNQDGGFKGATAARAAGISYRQLDYWARTGLVEPTVREAKGSGSQRLYGFRDILVLKLVKRLLDTGISLQQIRTAVSQLHEAGVHDLSQTTLMSDGASVYLCTSSDEVIDLVSRGQGVFGIAVGKVLREVETSLVDMDEHRVEGLKESAESKLDELAARRNSRKIS, encoded by the coding sequence ATGGGTGACGATTTGCTGTTTGATGATGGTCTGCCGAGGCCGAATCAGGACGGTGGCTTCAAGGGCGCGACCGCCGCGCGCGCAGCTGGTATCAGTTACCGCCAGCTCGATTACTGGGCGCGCACGGGGCTCGTTGAGCCGACTGTGCGAGAGGCAAAGGGATCCGGATCGCAGCGTCTGTATGGGTTCCGCGACATCCTGGTGTTGAAGCTCGTGAAGCGTTTGCTTGACACTGGGATTTCTCTTCAGCAGATTCGTACTGCCGTGAGTCAGCTGCACGAAGCCGGGGTGCACGATCTTTCCCAGACGACCCTCATGAGCGACGGTGCGAGTGTGTACCTGTGTACTTCAAGCGACGAGGTCATTGACCTTGTCAGTCGCGGCCAGGGCGTATTCGGCATCGCTGTCGGCAAGGTGCTGCGCGAGGTTGAGACGTCGCTCGTTGATATGGACGAGCACCGGGTTGAGGGCCTGAAGGAGTCGGCGGAGTCGAAGCTCGACGAACTCGCCGCCCGCCGAAACTCGCGGAAGATTTCTTAG